The genomic window GCTGCTCTATAGCTTTTAACAGTATAACGCAGTAATACTATAGCTTTTAACAGTATAACGCAGTAATACTTTGAATTATACGACATATTTCATTAGTTGAATAGTagaatttacatattttataaagttttccCCTTAGGACTTTACAACTGTATGCATGATACAGGTTTTAATTTGCAAGAGTATAAGAGGATTTCTTGCCTTGTACTAATTCATTATGAGTACCATACAGTAGTGACAGCTAATGAGTGCAAGCAGTGCAAAGAACACTGTTCCACCATCACAGAAAGCATTGTAGAAACCTCTCAGCAGGACTGAATGGTTCAACCTTCCAGTTGGCCAGCAATGAGTCCTTAGAGTGCAAGAGCAATGGGAGAAAAAAACTCCTTTCcgagaaacagaaacataagtGTTTCCTTATggcaaaaataatatccaatattTTGTGTTTACCAAAACTGACTGATTACACTTGACCACCTATTATGCAAAGAGAGAAATTATTTACAGTACATCGGAGACTAGTGTTTGTGCTGCTCTTAGAAGCAGAAAAGTCTACAATCATTAAAGAAAGGTTTCAAATAGAATCATCTTGAAAAACACCTTGCCCCCGCCCTAGCTCAGTTCCTCTACATAGTTTCATACATTGTTGAATACACCCAGCCTGCATTTCCCATCATTCTTGTTCAATATACTGAAAGACTTTACAAAAGTTGTTGTACATTATTTTCTTAAAAGTAGACTAGGGAAATACTTGAATATTTTCCTGAAGTAAATGATCCGTTGCAGCAAGCGATACAAGTATTAACAGTGTAGTTTACCTAAAAGTTCTAAACAGACTCTAGAACCcagtcactgttggaaatagaagGTGCAGGTATGGAGTAAACATTTGTGCTGTTACTCTTGTCATTCTGAATTGTGCTGTGCTCCTGGAAatattcctcctcttcatcaaAAAAGGCATTTTCCAAAGTGTATGTGTATTCTGCACTTGATACAGCCTTGCATGCACCTTTATATTCTTGAATGGCCTCATAAAGAGAATACAGTTGGCAAAGCAATGACATATCCAGCTGTCTCAGACCAACCTTAAAGAAACacaaaaataattataaacaTATCCCCCAAAATATAAAAACCTCTTACATTTTTTGGATCATCCAAGTAATGCTATAGCAATACTAAGTAGTAGTATTGCTTTTTGTTTCTGCCTTTGGATTTAGTAGTTCAAAGGGACAGCTTTTTCTTTGAAGCTTGGGAGGTCATTGTCTGTGTTAACTGGATCAGGATGTGAGCTCCGCATATAGGTCACCACAGCTAAGAATTAATCTGCCTTTATTGGAGGAGCTAATCTACAATAGGCAAGTTTTTCTGGATGAATTCAACTGTAGAGACCTTACGCTGAAGGGGGAACGtttttattaataactttttgttcttttaatttttgaaaagttgattttttttgcattgctttttttttcgtGGGCATTCTTTCTACTtagttttagaaaggaagagtagaaggaaggcgcactcccccccccaccaattcCTACCTTCCCTTCTAAGTTTATAGACTAACCCACTAGTTTCAGGGGTGGACATTGGTTG from Rhinatrema bivittatum chromosome 3, aRhiBiv1.1, whole genome shotgun sequence includes these protein-coding regions:
- the FAM89A gene encoding protein FAM89A; the protein is MEGLPPLPRSLSGLLNSSGGAGWRDLERVYAQKSRIQDELSRGEDSLHLAKPPNLDAAMALLRKEMVGLRQLDMSLLCQLYSLYEAIQEYKGACKAVSSAEYTYTLENAFFDEEEEYFQEHSTIQNDKSNSTNVYSIPAPSISNSDWVLESV